tgcactgtccccatcaaacactcccaggacaagtacagcacagggttagatacagagtaaagctccccctacactgtccccatcaaacactcccaggacaggtacagtacagggttagatacagagtaaagctccctctacactatccccatcaaacatcccaggacaggtacagcaccgggtcagatacagaatgaagctctctctacactgcctccatcaaacactcccaggacaggtacagcacggggttagatacagagtaaagctccctctacactgtctccatcaaacactcccaggacagatacagcacgaggttagatacagagaaaagctccctctacactgtccccatcaaacactcccaggacaggcacagcacagggttagatacagagtaaagctccctccacactgtctccatcaaacactcccaggacaggtacagcacggggttagatacagagtgaagctctctctacactgtccccatcaaacactcccaggacaggtacagcacggagttagatacagagtaaagctctctctacactgtccccatcaaacactcccaggacaggtacagcacggggttagatactgagtaaagttccctctacactgtccccatcaaacactcccaggacaggtacagcacggggttagatacagagtaaagctctctctacactgtccccatcaaacactcccaggacaggtacagcacggggttagatacagagtaaagctccctctaccctgtccccatcaaacactcccaggacaggtacagcacggggttagatacagagtaaagctccctctacactgtctccatcaaacacacccaggacaggcacagcacagggttaaatacagagtaaagctccctctacactgtccccatcaaacactcccaggacaggtacagcacggggttagatacagagtaaagctccctctaccctgtccccatgaaacactcccaggacaggtacagcacggggttagatacagagtaaagctccctcttctctCCCAACAGGAGGGGTTGGGAAGGTGACACTGAAAAGAGGGTCAGAGGGGGTTATCTGTGAGGGGTGATTGAGGGGTTAAGGGGTTATGAGTGGAGAGTTAGGGGGAGGGCGGGTTGAAGAGAAGGAAGGGATAAAAACAGATCCAAATTGAAATATGACATGGAAAGCGGCAGCTGGGAGTGCGGATCACAGGAGCCAGGTGTCAGAGTGCTGGACACAGTAACATGCCTGTGCCAGTACCTCTGCCAGGCCCCCATCGGCCTCCCGCTGCCAGGATGGCAGCAGCTGGTGGTGGTTGAGTGTCCGTAGGTTGGGCACTCCCTCCTGGAGGAGGATATAGAGGCAGGGCCACCGGCTCTGAATGGCCAGCTGGGTCTGAGTGTTCAGGATGATTCCCCTGATGGTCTTTCTGATCTTCAGCTCCTTCAGCTGAGGGAGGTTCAGGAGGTTGAAGACCAGGCCCCGGCTTTGGGAGACATCCAGGAACTCCAAGGAGGTGGATTCCAATGTGTACGTGACCTCCAGGTCTCTAACAGGGATCAGAACCTGCAGGATCAGCCTCTTGAGGTTCGGAAGGGCTCGGGTCAGCTGGTGCatgctgctgggacacactcctttAAAAACCCAAAAGTTCTTCAGCTCCAAACACTTCAACTGCTGGAAGCCGGTGAGTAACTGGACCGACTGCTCTGACCAATCAAAGGGCAGGCTGGCCTGTCGGAGACCCGGTGAGACGAGGCCCAGTCTCTCTAGAAGTGTCTGGAAGTTGGTGACCTGGTCTTCCTTGGTCATGCCCACCTGGGTCATGCTGGGCTGGCGATGAGTGGGCAACAGTTCCAGGGGATTGAGGGTCCAGTTCAGTTCCAGCTCCTCTAAATCCCAGCAGTTCACCCCctccaggaatctcaggaggaactgggtccagttggTCTGCTCATCGCCCAGGTCGAAGCTGGCACGTAACACCAGGAGGCTGGCACCGCGCGACATCAGGTGGTAGGCATAGTTCTCAACCCGCTCCTTCCAGCGCTCGTGGTCCCTGGCACCGGACAGGAGCGCTCCTTCCCAGCCCCAGACAGTGCCCAGGCAGGCAAAGTCCGCCTGCTGCCACAGCCTGGAGGTCCTCATCAGCTGGCTCCAGCCTTGGCAGACCAGGGCTACCCGGCACTTCTCCACGTCCGACAGGAACGAGAAACAGTAGACTTGGCACTCGGGTGGCAAAGCGTTAAAGAGAAAAAGCTGGCGGGCCGTCCCTCTCTGCGTACCGCCAGCTCTGGCTGGGCGAACTCGCTTCTTCTTCCGCGGCATTGCCAGATGATGCGGGCAGCCTCGGGCAGAGGCATCGCCGTCTTAGCCTGACAAAGCAATGGATTTGTCACTCagcatgtgggggggaggggggggttgtacaTCGATCGCTGTCACCCGCTCTGGGACACTCAGAAGCTTCAGCACCTCCTGGCCACTGGAGATTCCTAAAAGATTTGAGGGGGAATAAAAAGGTGATTTAACTCAGCATTACTACACCAAGTGCACAATTCCCCCTCCTGAAGGAACAAACTCCAATTCCATTAGAGTGTCCTCTAATTGTTAAGTGATCTCTGGATTTCACAACGGGGCAGTTGCTCTCAGAGAGAAGCTTCACTCTGACAATAAATAAACCTTTCAtcttttattacccatccctaattgcccttgaacggagtggcttgctgggccattgctgagagcagctaagatgtggggtcacgtgtaggccagacccggtCAGGCAGATTTcctcttcccc
The genomic region above belongs to Scyliorhinus torazame isolate Kashiwa2021f chromosome 6, sScyTor2.1, whole genome shotgun sequence and contains:
- the LOC140424712 gene encoding uncharacterized protein, which codes for MPRKKKRVRPARAGGTQRGTARQLFLFNALPPECQVYCFSFLSDVEKCRVALVCQGWSQLMRTSRLWQQADFACLGTVWGWEGALLSGARDHERWKERVENYAYHLMSRGASLLVLRASFDLGDEQTNWTQFLLRFLEGVNCWDLEELELNWTLNPLELLPTHRQPSMTQVGMTKEDQVTNFQTLLERLGLVSPGLRQASLPFDWSEQSVQLLTGFQQLKCLELKNFWVFKGVCPSSMHQLTRALPNLKRLILQVLIPVRDLEVTYTLESTSLEFLDVSQSRGLVFNLLNLPQLKELKIRKTIRGIILNTQTQLAIQSRWPCLYILLQEGVPNLRTLNHHQLLPSWQREADGGLAEVLAQACYCVQHSDTWLL